Proteins from one Fragaria vesca subsp. vesca linkage group LG6, FraVesHawaii_1.0, whole genome shotgun sequence genomic window:
- the LOC101311890 gene encoding uncharacterized protein LOC101311890, with the protein MGKRKDSWRHDEKDILCQAWITITTDGAIRTNQSADIMWEHISAEYNAQKPANRIERLPDSYKARWKLMRARSIYYDKVGTDFVFDHCCRYLKNTIKFGETPFTDALNSRIPTPINLEEDEAHNNEAEPTTTRQTRPQGQKVQKLAKKRGKQQDADGLRIQMQKAQEQSEREYLQRQQQFEQVKQLEQRVSDDHIMMVDLSTLDTPRKRGYWERRQQKIINREERTSSIPMNPQDQAPTEDQPPTQGDNRNLANYVPVHETQWIN; encoded by the exons ATGGGCAAAAGAAAGGATTCATGGAGGCACGATGAAAAAGATATTCTTTGCCAAGCTTGGATCACCATTACCACCGACGGTGCCATCAGAACAAATCAATCGGCGGATATAATGTGGGAGCATATATCGGCCGAGTATAATGCACAAAAACCGGCAAATCGCATAGAGAGATTACCGGATAGTTATAAGGCTCGTTGGAAG CTCATGAGAGCTAGGTCGATTTACTACGACAAAGTTGGCACGGATTTTGTCTTTGATCATTGTTGTCGATACTTGAAAAATACTATCAAGTTTGGGGAAACGCCTTTCACTGACGCCTTAAACTCGCGTATTCCTACTCCTATCAACTTGGAAGAAGATGAAGCACACAATAATGAAGCGGAGCCAACTACAACAAGACAAACACGACCTCAAGGACAAAAAGTTCAAAAGCTAGCAAAGAAAAGAGGAAAACAACAAGATGCGGATGGCTTACGCATTCAAATGCAAAAGGCTCAAGAACAAAGTGAGCGAGAATATCTACAAAGACAACAACAATTTGAGCAAGTTAAACAACTCGAGCAACGCGTTTCGGATGATCATATTATGATGGTTGATCTATCAACGTTAGATACCCCAAGAAAGAGGGGTTATTGGGAAAGGAGACAACAAAAGATAATTAATAGGGAGGAAAGAACCTCAAGCATCCCGATGAACCCTCAAGATCAAGCCCCCACCGAAGATCAACCACCAACCCAAGGAGACAACCGTAACTTGGCCAATTATGTTCCGGTTCATGAGACACAATGGATCAACTAG